From Lewinellaceae bacterium:
AAGAATTCAGTCACCTTCAACTCCAGAAGAAAGAGTAAGAGCAGGGGCAATAGTGCTTCTACCTGGTCCAGGAAGGCAAAGAACCGGGGCTCAATGACAGCTTCGGAGCAATGCGTTTTCATGCTCTCAGTTGCCGATTCGGCCATGGCGCGATACCGCTCCGGGCTGTTTTTTATCGTAGCATAGCTTTGTGCAAGTTGCTCACTAACCGAAAATTTCGCATCGTCTCTGGCCGGAACAATAAATGCATTTTCAGAGCTCAGTAGGGGCAGCCCGGTGTATCCGGGGCTAATGGCGGGCTTGCCGGCCGACATGAATTCCAACAAGGAGTTTCCTACTTCTCTGGAGGTAGAGATATTAATGATATAGTCAGTGGCCCGCACCAGGTTCTCATACTGCTCCTGAGGTAAATGTTCATTAATGATGATGACCCTGCAACTGGCCGGTTTCCACTTCAACAAAAGAACGGCTGCTTTTTTTGTAACCTCCTTCACTCTTCCCGCCATCTTAATGGCCAGGGTGGCATCTTCTGTATCTCTGAATACACGGCAGAAATCTTTGATCAGCCTTTTCCAGTCCTTGAATGGATTGGAGGGGCGAATGACAGCAGTATATACGATCCCGGTGAGATCAAGCGCAGCAGGATAATAGTGAACACTTTTCCTTTGAACCAGATATTCCAGCGCCAGTAACCTCCTGTTGTGTTGGAGCGCAGTCAGGACGGATTGGATCCTTCTTCTTAGAGGTACGCGATAGGAAACCGGCTTAGGCCGGAGGCCCGGGAGGCCCGAGTCAATGATATCTCCAAAGGTTGAGATAGGGTAGGAGGCAGCCTTTTCCGGAAAATCCTTGTTATACAATTTCTCGTAGGAATTCCAGAGGGGTGGAGGAATGCAGGCCAGCATAAATTCACCATTGGCCATATCCGATATCGTCTTCATCGCTTCCGCACAATGGGAAACCCCGGCGAGAGATTGCCGGATGCCTGCTCTCAATACCTCCTCCGGAGCTGATTGTTGTTGGCCGGAAAGATAGGTGTTCCGATGTTTTATGATCGAGGCAACAAAGATCTTGGGGCAGAATACCTCACAATAATCCTGATCCGGAGGAGAAAAAGAAAGGTACAGGCAAGGTTGCCCCATATAATCTGCAATTTGATAAACCCCGTTTACCTGCTCAACTGGATTATCAACCCGGACAACTGTTCCCCGTTTTTCCAGCAGGGGGAGGAAATTTTTCAAGTGGGCATAGTGCTGTATCTCTTTTAGGCCAATCCGTTCGGCCAGTATTTCATCTCTTTTGAAATAAACGATGTAGATCATACGGAAAGCAGCTTAACCGGTTTTTGATAACTTGTCCAGTACCCATAGGGGCAGGATGTAGCTTCCAACTTCGGTGGTTCGGTGGTTCGGTGTTCGGCGGTTCGGTATTCGGTATTCGGTATTCGGTATTCGGTGGTTCGGCGGTTCGCTTTTCGCTTGCCCACAAATGGCTCCCGAATGGGCACTCCCCCGAACAGCGAACTCCGAACTGTGGACTCCGAACAGCGAACTCCGAACAGCGAACTCCGAACAGCGAACTCCGAACAGCGAACTCCGAACAGCGGTTAGGGATTCGATATCGAACTTGGGTTTAAAATAATCGAAAAAATTTCCTACCCGCATTTTTGCCAAAAGCATATCCATAATTGATGATGTCGTACCGATACAGCTCGCGGACATATTCCCTGGTTTCCTCGTTGTAGTACCGGGTGTAGTGTGTTGAACTTTTACGCTTATTGCTATGATTTAATTTTGCCTGTTTAACATCGGGCAACCCCAAAGCCATTAAAAAAGACCTCAGTTCTTTTTGGATGTCCTCCAGGCGAATGACCTTGTCCACCAGTATATTACCTGCATCGTCTTTGATGTAGTGTTCTATAGAATAAGCGCCGTATTTCCTCCAACGCTGCCAGTCCTCACCGCCACCTCCTTCGCCAAAGGGCTTTATGGTGTATAACCATTCTGTAAACTCCATACGGTTGTCGGGATTGCGCATCACGTGTT
This genomic window contains:
- a CDS encoding glycosyltransferase; the encoded protein is MIYIVYFKRDEILAERIGLKEIQHYAHLKNFLPLLEKRGTVVRVDNPVEQVNGVYQIADYMGQPCLYLSFSPPDQDYCEVFCPKIFVASIIKHRNTYLSGQQQSAPEEVLRAGIRQSLAGVSHCAEAMKTISDMANGEFMLACIPPPLWNSYEKLYNKDFPEKAASYPISTFGDIIDSGLPGLRPKPVSYRVPLRRRIQSVLTALQHNRRLLALEYLVQRKSVHYYPAALDLTGIVYTAVIRPSNPFKDWKRLIKDFCRVFRDTEDATLAIKMAGRVKEVTKKAAVLLLKWKPASCRVIIINEHLPQEQYENLVRATDYIINISTSREVGNSLLEFMSAGKPAISPGYTGLPLLSSENAFIVPARDDAKFSVSEQLAQSYATIKNSPERYRAMAESATESMKTHCSEAVIEPRFFAFLDQVEALLPLLLLFLLELKVTEFFCQIGC
- a CDS encoding sulfotransferase family 2 domain-containing protein — translated: MRISHKYNFIFFANPKTGSSSVRQFLNPYADVVPVLNYLKRTPANPFYPHITPQETRELFAAFGWDFYGYNKFVFVRNPWARLVSLYEHVMRNPDNRMEFTEWLYTIKPFGEGGGGEDWQRWRKYGAYSIEHYIKDDAGNILVDKVIRLEDIQKELRSFLMALGLPDVKQAKLNHSNKRKSSTHYTRYYNEETREYVRELYRYDIINYGYAFGKNAGRKFFRLF